A window of the Lolium perenne isolate Kyuss_39 chromosome 7, Kyuss_2.0, whole genome shotgun sequence genome harbors these coding sequences:
- the LOC127313159 gene encoding GDSL esterase/lipase At1g29670, producing the protein MATAKLVVASLCLLVVLTQHEAAAAASKSCHGGRAAGMVEAMFVFGSSLVDNGNNNFLNGSRAVRADYLPYGVDFPLGPTGRFSNGRNTIDALGELLLLPAGGRIPTFADPATRGRAALHGVNFASGGSGILDDTGKATGEVLSLEQQITNFEAVTLPNLRAQLQRANDRKKMKGHDFFDRCYLPKSLFVIGSGGNDYLLNYFRPRNSEETRPDLSDFTRALVARLSAHLQRLYALGARKFAIFSIQPIGCSPVVRASLNVTAAVCVKPVNAAALLFNSELRSLVDAAGPSMPGASFSVIDSYKITMDVLDHPMKHGITETYKPCCSEMGPSGVLCRKGGPICSDRNEYLFFDGLHPTDVVNAWISRKGYGSVSPEEAYPINVKMLAML; encoded by the exons ATGGCCACGGCCAAGCTCGTCGTGGCGTCTCTCTGCCTCCTCGTCGTGCTAACGCAGCACGAAGCTGCTGCCGCTGCCTCCAAGAGCTGCCACGGCGGCCGGGCTGCGGGGATGGTGGAGGCCATGTTCGTGTTCGGGAGCTCGCTGGTGGACAACGGCAACAACAACTTCCTCAACGGCTCCCGCGCCGTGCGCGCCGACTACCTGCCATACGGCGTCGACTTCCCGCTCGGCCCCACCGGCCGCTTCTCCAACGGCCGCAACACCATCGACGCGCTCGGGGAGCTCCTCCTTCTCCCCGCCGGCGGCCGCATCCCGACGTTCGCCGACCCGGCCACCAGGGGCCGCGCCGCGCTGCACGGCGTCAACTTCGCGTCCGGCGGCTCTGGCATCCTCGACGACACCGGCAAGGCAACT GGCGAGGTGCTCAGCCTAGAGCAacaaatcaccaactttgaggcgGTGACTCTTCCTAACCTGCGGGCCCAGCTTCAACGAGCCAACGATCGCAAGAAGATGAAGGGCCATGATTTCTTTGACCGTTGCTACCTGCCCAAGAGCCTGTTCGTGATCGGGTCAGGTGGCAATGACTACCTGCTCAACTACTTCAGGCCCAGAAATAGCGAGGAAACCAGGCCCGACTTGTCAGATTTCACAAGGGCCCTCGTCGCCAGGCTCTCGGCCCACCTCCAG AGACTGTACGCTCTGGGGGCGAGGAAGTTCGCCATCTTCTCCATCCAGCCCATCGGGTGCTCCCCCGTGGTGAGGGCGTCGCTCAACGTCACCGCCGCCGTCTGCGTCAAGCCAGTGAACGCGGCGGCGCTCCTCTTCAACTCGGAGCTCCGGTCGCTCGTTGACGCCGCGGGGCCGAGCATGCCCGGCGCGAGCTTCTCCGTGATCGACTCCTACAAGATCACCATGGACGTGCTCGACCACCCCATGAAACACG GCATCACGGAGACGTACAAGCCTTGCTGCAGCGAGATGGGGCCGTCGGGGGTGCTCTGCCGGAAGGGAGGGCCCATCTGCAGTGATCGGAACGAGTACCTGTTCTTCGACGGGCTCCACCCGACGGACGTGGTGAACGCCTGGATCTCGCGCAAGGGGTACGGCTCCGTGTCGCCGGAGGAAGCATACCCGATCAATGTGAAGATGTTGGCCATGTTGTAG